The following proteins are encoded in a genomic region of Catharus ustulatus isolate bCatUst1 chromosome 4, bCatUst1.pri.v2, whole genome shotgun sequence:
- the PHYH gene encoding phytanoyl-CoA dioxygenase, peroxisomal: MERLGERSAARLETLLRHLSPRLGAAPAPISIPTSAQVSVVPHSGRFCYTLDNDVLSTEQRQFYEDNGYLLIKNLVSDEDIERFRKEFTRICKREVKPPGVMIMKDESLRSQFGQSEKVVNKVQDFQEDEELFRYCTLPEVLKYVECFTGPNIMAMHTMLINKLPDSDTQTFLHPMHQDLHYFPFRPASRIVCAWTAMERAHQDNGCLVVQPGTHKTALKPHGYPELEGKTNKLFHGLLDEDEKIPKVHLVMEKGDTVFFHPLLIHGSGINRTSGFRKSISCHFASSECHYIDVKNTTQEHLEKELQDMVSKKYNATNVDLKDIWNFRARLVQGERINL; this comes from the exons ATGGAGCGGCTCGGGGAGCGCTCGGCGGCCCGGCTGGAAACCCTCCTGCGGCACCTATCTCCGCGGCtgggagcggccccggccccg ATAAGCATTCCTACTTCAGCCCAAGTCAGTGTTGTTCCTCATTCAGGGAGGTTTTG ctACACCCTGGACAACgatgtgctgagcacagagcagaggcagtTCTATGAGGACAATGGGTACCTGCTCATCAAGAATCTGGTTTCTGACGAGGACATCGAGCGCTTCAG GAAGGAGTTCACCAGGATCTGTAAAAGGGAGGTGAAGCCACCAGGAGTTATGATTATGAAAGACGAGTCCCTGAGATCCCAGTTCGGTCAGTCTGAAAAAGTGGTTAATAAAGTGCAGGACTTCCAGGAAGATGAAGAGCTGTTCAGATACTGCACTCTGCCAGAG GTCCTCAAATATGTTGAGTGCTTCACAGGGCCAAACATCATGGCAATGCACACCATGCTGATAAATAAACTTCCGGATTCTG ACACACAGACTTTCCTGCACCCCATGCACCAGGACTTGCACTATTTCCCGTTCCGGCCTGCGTCCCGCATCGTGTGCGCCTGGACCGCCATGGAGAGGGCTCACCAGGACAATGGCTGCCTGGTCGTGCAGCCAGGGACACACAAGACAGCCCTGAAGCCTCATGGCTATCCAGAGCTGGAG ggaaaaaccaacaaactttTCCATGGGCTGCTTGATGAGGATGAGAAGATTCCCAAGGTTCACCTTGTCATGGAGAAGGGAGATACAGTGTTCTTCCATCCCCTGCTCATTCATGGCTCTGGGATAAACAGGACATCAGGTTTCAGAAAG AGCATCAGCTGCCACTTTGCCAGCTCAGAGTGTCACTACATTGATGTCAAGAACACGACTCAGGAGCacctggagaaggagctgcaggatatGGTTTCCAAGAAATACAATGCAACTAATGTGGATCTCAAG gatATTTGGAACTTTCGAGCACGGCTTGTGCAAGGGGAAAGAATCAACCTGTAG